The following is a genomic window from Saprospiraceae bacterium.
GAGTGTTTTTGTTATTATGTATGGCTACAATATAGGGTAAATCATGTACTTCTCCCCAAATCTGAGTAGCCAGGTTTTTTACAATATCGATGACATTTTGATCTACTCTTCCATTTCCTTTTATGACGCGGATGGTTTTAAACAATACCCTGTCATCGACAGAATATATGCGGTTTGGATCAAATTGATATGTTGACTTTGCGTGAGTGAATATGACGTTTCTGTTTTTTGTACCATCTGACGAATGCATGAGTGTAACTAATCTACCACCATGTTTTGCGAGGATTTGTTTTCCCGCTTCGAGAGCTGCAACTTCATTTTCATGCACATGGGCAAAAACAATGTCTTTTCCCGGCTTCTCAAAGATTTTGAGATAGACAGTCTGATCACCCAATCTTACAGATTTTGTCCTTTCCTTCAGCTCTTGTGAATAGACCAAATGGATTGATGAACAAAAAAGGGTGATAAGTACAATCAAATACTTTAAATAACGATGTGTGGTCATATGCGGATGTTGAAATTAATAATACCTGCAAATATATTCATTAAGAACTCTTTTTGTTGGATTTCTTTTCAAAAAGCTATCTTTGTGTTTATATCAATTTGAAAAGGGATGGTAATTCTTACAGGAGTATCAGGTTTTATAGGTTCTTGTTTTCTTACAAAGCTGAATGAATCAGGTTTTAACAGAGATGTCGTAGTAGTGGATGATTTCTACAAACTGTATAAAGATAAAAATACTGACGGAAAAGCTGTAAGAGAATGGATGCACAGAGATATTTTTTTAGATTGGTTTGAAAAGTCCTCGCAAAAAGTAGATGCAGTAGTTCATCTCGGTGCCAGAACTGACACTACTTTGATGGATTGGACTATTTTTGAGTCGCTCAATCTTGGCTATAGTAAGCGTATCTGGAATGTATGTGCTGAAAAGGAAATACCCTTGATATACGCTTCAAGTGCGGCAACATATGGAGATGGCAGCCATGGATTTAATGACTATCATGAAGGAATTGCTCAGCTTAAACCATTAAATCCATATGGAGACAGCAAACATCAGTTTGATCTTTGGGTCTTAGCTCAGAAAAACAAACCACCTTCCTGGATAGGCTGTAAATTTTTTAATGTCTTCGGTCCCAATGAATATCACAAAGCCCGTATGGCTTCTGTAGTATTTCATACCTATCAACAAATCAGATCGACGGGAAAAATGAAGCTCTTCAAATCTCATAGACCGGATTTTAGGGACGGTCATCAAAGCAGAGACTTTATATATATCAAAGATATTCTGGACATGCTTTTGTTTTTTATGCAAAATCCCAAATCTGAAAACGGCATTTATAACTTTGGTACCGGAAAAGCACGCACATTTCTGGATCTGGCCGGAAGTACATTTGAAGCTTTGGGATTAAAAAGCAATATTGAATTTGTGGAAACTCCCGAAGACATCAGAGATACGTATCAATATTTCACAGAAGCATCTATGGACAAAATGCGGAAAGCCGGATACAATAAAGAATTTTGGTCTCTTGAAGACGGGATTAAAGACTATGTTCAGCATTATCTTACTTCAGAAAAGTATTTTTAGTCCTTAAAGGTAAAATCAGTATGAAAATAGAAAATTGTTTTTTTATTTTATTTATTCTTTTTGTAACCAGTTGCACTACTGTCAAACATGCAGGATTGTCTGCCCGAAAGCTAAAAACCGAATCAAGTTGGGATCTTCCCTACAATATCTTTTATCCTAAAAATTATGGTGAAGTTAAAGCACCTGTTTTCATTTGGCTACATGGTGCAGGAGAGCGGGGTGATGACAATGTATCCCAACTCATTCATGTGGTCCCCTATCTTGCTTCTGATATCACACAAAGTAAATTTCCTTGTGTTGTTGTCGCTCCTCAATGTCCAAAGGATGGCTATTGGGCACCAATCAAAAGAGAAAAATGGGAAATCATAAATGGTGGCCAGGTGACTCCGGCGATGTCAGGGGTATTCGCATTGATAGAAAAATTACTGAAAGACCCATATATTGACAAATCAAGAATTTATGTTGGAGGCCTTTCGATGGGTGGTTTCGGGACATTAGATCTCATAAGTCGACGTCCCGAACTTATCGCTGCTGCCATACCGATATGCGGTGGCGCAGATCTGCAAAAAGTGGCTAACATAACAAATGTACCATTGTGGATATTTCACGGTGCAAAAGATGATGTAGTACCAGCTCAGTTTTCGAGAGACCTTGTTGAAACTTTGCAAAAAGAAGGTGGTGACCCAAAATATACAGAATATCCTGATGGCGGCCATGATGTTTGGAACAGAGCAATCAGAGAACCGGAATTGCTCCCATGGTTATTCAGTCAGCAGAAAAAATAATTAAAACCAAAAAATTGAAAACGATGAATCCAAATCTGAGTATCATATTGCAAAACAGAAAAGCTTGTAAGAAAATTCTTGATTATCTAACAACCGAACAAGTCAATGAAATACCTGAAGGCTTCAACAATAATATAGTATGGAAT
Proteins encoded in this region:
- the rfaD gene encoding ADP-glyceromanno-heptose 6-epimerase; protein product: MVILTGVSGFIGSCFLTKLNESGFNRDVVVVDDFYKLYKDKNTDGKAVREWMHRDIFLDWFEKSSQKVDAVVHLGARTDTTLMDWTIFESLNLGYSKRIWNVCAEKEIPLIYASSAATYGDGSHGFNDYHEGIAQLKPLNPYGDSKHQFDLWVLAQKNKPPSWIGCKFFNVFGPNEYHKARMASVVFHTYQQIRSTGKMKLFKSHRPDFRDGHQSRDFIYIKDILDMLLFFMQNPKSENGIYNFGTGKARTFLDLAGSTFEALGLKSNIEFVETPEDIRDTYQYFTEASMDKMRKAGYNKEFWSLEDGIKDYVQHYLTSEKYF
- a CDS encoding prolyl oligopeptidase family serine peptidase, with translation MKIENCFFILFILFVTSCTTVKHAGLSARKLKTESSWDLPYNIFYPKNYGEVKAPVFIWLHGAGERGDDNVSQLIHVVPYLASDITQSKFPCVVVAPQCPKDGYWAPIKREKWEIINGGQVTPAMSGVFALIEKLLKDPYIDKSRIYVGGLSMGGFGTLDLISRRPELIAAAIPICGGADLQKVANITNVPLWIFHGAKDDVVPAQFSRDLVETLQKEGGDPKYTEYPDGGHDVWNRAIREPELLPWLFSQQKK